The genomic DNA TCAGGAATCATGTTCAACCAAGGACAGGTTTGCTGTGCAGGATCACGTCTTTATATCCAGAAAAAGGCGTTCGACAATGTTGTCGCTGACCTTGTCTCCCACTCTGAAAAGCTGAAGCAAGGACCTGGATTGAATCCAGATTCAGAAATGGGACCACTTGTTTCTGAGGAACAACATAACCGAGTATTGAATTATATTGAAAAAGGAAAGAGCGAAGGTGCTGAGCTGTTGACAGGAGGCACTAAGCCTTACGATCAAGGTTACTTCGTATCACCGACGATCTTTGCTGACGTGAATGATTCAATGACAATCGCGAAGGAAGAAATCTTCGGCCCGGTTGTATCGGCTATGCCATTCGATGATTTGGATGAAGTAATCGATCGTGCGAACGATTCCGATTATGGTCTGGCTGCAGGTCTTTGGACAGAGAATCTGAAGAGTGCACACTATGTGGCGAACCGAATTAAAGCAGGTACGGTTTGGGTGAACTGCTACAACGCTTTTGATGCTGCTTCACCATTCGGAGGATACAAGCAATCCGGTATCGGACGCGAAATGGGATCCTATGCGCTAGATAACTACACGGAAGTCAAGAGCGTCTGGATCAACATGGGATAATTGGTATAAAGAAAAGCAGGCTAGCTGAGCTAGCCTGTTTTTTTGTTCATACGGAGTGCAAATTCATGTTTTTATAACGAATGAGCAGGGAAAATAATGGTATCATAAGAAAAAAGCTGAAGAGGTGTAAACATGTTACGTAGCTTATCTGTACTTGTACTTTCACTATTGCTTATTGTCGGCCTTGCCGCTTGTGGAGGCGGCAGTGATGAAGGCCAGGATGGACAGAGTGCGGAAGAAAATGGTGGTTCAAACGGGACAGTTGATGTCGCTGCTGCTGAAAAAACGTTCGAACAAAACTGTGCCAACTGTCATGGCCAAAACCTCGAGGGAAGAAACGGTCCTAAGCTTGAGAACATCGGATCCAAGCTCAGTAAAGAAGAAATTCTCACAATGATAAAAAAGGGTGGCGGTGGAATGCCCGGAGGCCTCATCCGTGGTGAGGAAGCAGAAAACGTCGCCGCATGGCTTGCGACAATGGAATGATTAAAAAAAGCTGACGAAAGAGAATGCTTTCTGTCAGCTTTTCCTATTCTTTAAGTAGGTTTTATCAATCCTCGTACGATGCAGAGGAATAGCGCATACCCCAATTCTCCATCCTTATAGTGGCCCGCCCTTATTGAATCCAGTACTTCTTTAACGGGCATCATCATAACTGAAATGTCTTCATCCTCATCCAAGCATTGATCACCTGTTGAAGCCGTATCAGTCGTAAAAAACAGATGAGAAAACCGATTGGTGAAATAAGGCTGTGGATGAAAGCTTCCTATATAAGTCATCGTGTCCGCCTTTATCCCCGTTTCCTCCAGAAGTTCTCTTTTTGCCCCCATTTCCGGGTCTTCATCATCCTCCAAACCACCACCAGGAAGCTCGATTGTTTCTCCTTTAAGCTGATGACGGAATTGCCGGACAAGAACAAGATGCTCTCCACGGATTGCGACGACGGCTACCGAAGTTGGATTCTGCTCTTCAATATACAAAGAACCAGTCTCTGTCTCGAGAACCTTTGTATTTTTGTGAATCAATCTTGGATTGCTATCCATGAAAAGCCTCCTCGTTTTTTACTTATAGAATAGGAAAACAAAAACGGCGCCATTATGGCGGCCGTTCTTATCGATGGAACAGGACTAGTTCACCTGCAGGGGATGTTACCCGGCTTGTATGATTCTCGTAGTCGTTTTCCTCAAGGATGCTTTGTCCGATTTTCTTTGCCTCATCGTTATTAGGTGCTTCAAAGGATTCTTCATATAATTTGGAGCCTTTTTTATCAAATACTGTAATAATGTACATTTTCATGTCGTTTTTCAGCCTCCCTTTCCATGGTTATATTCTAGAGGTGTCCACAAAGTCCTTCTTTTTAAAAAAGTTGGATTTTTCTTCAAAACATTGAAACCTTCACCTCCTCTATCCGTTAGTACTAAAGGAGAGGGAAGGGGAGATACCATGACGCTACATATTGAACATGTATCAAAGAGATTCGGGAATTTTACAGCAGTGGATGATGTGTCATTCCAAATACCTGAGCAGCAAATATTCGGTCTGCTCGGTGCAAACGGAGCGGGTAAAACAACAACATTCCGTATGATGATCGGCTTGCTGACACCAACTGGCGGCCAAATCAAATGGAATAATGCACCACTCTCGCAAAACGATTCCGAATTGATCGGGTATTTGCCGGAGGAGCGTGGGCTATATCCTAGCTTGAAGGTATCGGATCAATTGTTATACCTTGGA from Pseudalkalibacillus sp. SCS-8 includes the following:
- the cccB gene encoding cytochrome c551, with amino-acid sequence MLRSLSVLVLSLLLIVGLAACGGGSDEGQDGQSAEENGGSNGTVDVAAAEKTFEQNCANCHGQNLEGRNGPKLENIGSKLSKEEILTMIKKGGGGMPGGLIRGEEAENVAAWLATME
- a CDS encoding NUDIX hydrolase — encoded protein: MDSNPRLIHKNTKVLETETGSLYIEEQNPTSVAVVAIRGEHLVLVRQFRHQLKGETIELPGGGLEDDEDPEMGAKRELLEETGIKADTMTYIGSFHPQPYFTNRFSHLFFTTDTASTGDQCLDEDEDISVMMMPVKEVLDSIRAGHYKDGELGYALFLCIVRGLIKPT
- a CDS encoding YhzD family protein, encoding MKMYIITVFDKKGSKLYEESFEAPNNDEAKKIGQSILEENDYENHTSRVTSPAGELVLFHR